DNA sequence from the Hymenobacter psoromatis genome:
TCATTTCCGGTAACGGTCTTGGCTATCATCGAAGGGTCTCTAGTAAGCGGTTCACTAATTCATTCAGCGCCTCAATGCCGACGCCAGGCAACTTGCCAGCGTTAGCCAGCTTCGTGAGTTGATTCAGGTTATTACCTGCCCCACCCAGCTGCCGGCGTAGCTCAATGGGCACCCGTTCCACTACCGGTTTATCGAGTACTGCCCGGCGACAGTACTCTGAGAAGTTGAGGCCTGCCTTCTCGGCTTTAGCCTCAATCTTGCTTACTTCATCGGGGGTAGCGCGGAAGCGTTTCACTACTTCCCTATTCACTTTCGCCGGCTGCGGCTGCGCTTCTTTCTCTTCCATAACGGGCGGGGTCTGGGGTTTCCCCAGCAAGACAAGGAGAAATAGCTTGCGTCAATTTCTCCGTTGACTTTGTGCGCGCAAACTGAAGGTTTGTGGCCACAAAGTCATGGCTTGCTGGATACGTTAAGGGCATTTTGGCGAGCTGGTAAAGCACATTCCTCTACACTGGAATCGGCCCTACAAAACGACTCCACAAGCGAGTGTTTTTTATCAATCTATCAGAACTGTTACGTAACAGTTCTGATAGATTGATAAAAAACATGTTTGATAGTTATAAAACTTCGCAGTTCGATAGAAAACTTGTTTTTTAGTTTTTGAACTTGATGATATGTTTGATAAGAAACATGCTTCGTGCTTTTGTAGGTGTGTAGTCTGATAGTTTTTCAAGTTGTTTCTTGGGTAGTTTTACTCATACCCGACTAACAAATATAACAATCTGTTAAAATCATTTTTAAATCTTTGTTCTCGTAACTGTTGCTTTTTGAATCAATCAAACTAGTTTTGTAACAGTGAGAGAGTGCAAGGATTTCTTCGACCAGTTCCAGCAGTCCCAGTTTTCCAATCTTTCATAATCCCAAAGCCTCGTTCACATGAGCACCACCAAGTACATCTCCATCTCTTCCCAGAAGGGGGGCGTTGGTAAGACCACCATCAACATCCTGGCGGCTTCGGCCTTCCACTTCCTGGCTAAGCAGAAAGTGGCCGTCATCGACTGTGACTATCCCCAGCACTCGCTAAAAAACCTACGGGATAAGGAGTTAGAGCTATTAACCAGCAGCCCTGAGAAGGCCGCTGAGTTCATGGCCATGGGCCAGCAAGCCTATCCAATCGAGTCTTGCCAAGTTAAAGACGCCCTAGGTGTAGCCAAAGGGATGGACGGGGAGTTTGACCTAGTATTCATCGATACGCCCGGCACTATCAACATTGATGGCATCCTGGAACTGTGGAAGCAGCTGGATTACATAT
Encoded proteins:
- a CDS encoding MobC family plasmid mobilization relaxosome protein, producing the protein MEEKEAQPQPAKVNREVVKRFRATPDEVSKIEAKAEKAGLNFSEYCRRAVLDKPVVERVPIELRRQLGGAGNNLNQLTKLANAGKLPGVGIEALNELVNRLLETLR